In Desulfovibrio legallii, the DNA window ATTCGCGGGCGGGGCCGCCGGCAACGTGCAGCGGGAGCGCCGCGTGCGCTGCATCGGCCTGATCCTCCAGGAACTCGGCTTTACCGTGAACATTACCGGTGATAGAATCCGCGCACGCTTCCAGAAGTACCCCCGGCACGAACTGTGCGCGCGCCTGGACCAATTGGGGCGTCTTTTAATCATGACCCGGCAGATGGATATGCTTATGGTGGACGAGGCCGCCGTGCAGACCTACGCCGCCAACTTCCTTACCGGCGAATACCATTGACCGGAGCGCCCCCGGCTGGCTGCCGCCCGCCGGAGGGCCGCAGCTGCCCGGTCCACACTTTTGCCCCGAGGCCCCATGCCGCCCCACGCCTTCACCGCGCCAGACCAGGCCCAGCCGCCCACCAGGACGCCGCCCGCAGACGCCGCGCCCCAGCGGCTTCTGAGCCGCGACTTCATCCTGCTGTTCTGCATGACCATGTTCTGCAACAGCTTTGTGGCCGTGTTCTACTGTTTTGAACAATGGCTGGAAAAACTCTCCGTCAGCCCCAACTGGCGCGGGGTGCTCATTGCCTCCATGTTTGCCATGGTCCTTCTGTTCCGCCCCCTCTCCAGCGTCTTTTTCCTGCGCCGGGGCAAACTCCTGGCCGTGGGCGCGGCCATCCTCGTCTCCAGCGGCGTCATGCTGGCCTACGCTCATGTGGCCGGGCCGCACCTGGTGGCCCTCATCTGGCTTCTGCGCATTGTCCAGGGCATCGCCCTGGCGGTCTTCTCCAGCTGCACTGTGGCCGTGCTGGTGAGCTGCATCCCCAAAGGCCAGAGCGCCAGGGGCTTCGCCCTCTTTTCCCTCACCCTGCTCCTGCCCTACTCCGTCATCCCCGCCCTGGGCGAACAAATCCTCCCCCTCCTGGGCGGCGAACCGCACCTCTTCGGCCTCATGGGCCTGCTGGGTCTGCCCTCGCTCCTCATGCTCCTGCCCCTGGCCCCGCGCCTGCGCAAACCTGAGCTGCAAACCGTCACCGAAGGCGGCGCTTCCGGCCGCGAGCTCTGGCGCGCCGTGCGCCACTCCGGCCTGCTCTTCGTCTACCTGGCCTGCATGACCTTCAGCATCATGACCGTGCTGGCCATCTTCTTCATGAAAGGCCTCTGCTCCGTCACCGGCGGGCAGCCCGCCTGGTTTTTCAGCACCTATACCCTCACCATCATCCTGGTGCGCCT includes these proteins:
- a CDS encoding MFS transporter; translation: MPPHAFTAPDQAQPPTRTPPADAAPQRLLSRDFILLFCMTMFCNSFVAVFYCFEQWLEKLSVSPNWRGVLIASMFAMVLLFRPLSSVFFLRRGKLLAVGAAILVSSGVMLAYAHVAGPHLVALIWLLRIVQGIALAVFSSCTVAVLVSCIPKGQSARGFALFSLTLLLPYSVIPALGEQILPLLGGEPHLFGLMGLLGLPSLLMLLPLAPRLRKPELQTVTEGGASGRELWRAVRHSGLLFVYLACMTFSIMTVLAIFFMKGLCSVTGGQPAWFFSTYTLTIILVRLLGSRRLDSLPRYRVTLLCCAVLACTQLTLAWGPLWAFVPATALYGLGLGLLYPLLAAAVYDRSSPDARSLNSNIMMATFDASGMLAPLLGGMVVDAGWGYRGVFVATAVSISLCGCCMLIDGLRQRRSGHGERE